Below is a window of Mycobacterium dioxanotrophicus DNA.
GTGCGGCCGCGTCCCGCCAGTGCGTTGCTGCGCCCTTACGGTCCGCGTCCGGCGGTACGGTCACTGCTCGGAAGCCCGCTGAACCCGTACGAAGCACCTACGGTGCAGTTCGCGAAGATTCGGGAGTAAACTGCCCGAATAAGGCGGTGTAGCAGGCGGTTTGGCGCGCCTGTCGCATGCTGGTAGAGCCCTTGAAGCAGATACGGGTGCGGTGCACATAGCGTGCACCGCACCCGTATCGCGTTACTGCGCTCAGTACTTCGTGCAGCTGGTCAACATCTGCGTGAAGACCGGAAGGGCTTGTGCCGCTCCTTGATTGTTCTTGATCTGGTTCAGCAGGTTGACGCGCTGATCCCGCGGCGAGCTGAGGAACACCCGCAGGAACTGCTGGTTGGGCGGCGACTGGTCGAGGTACTGCGCGGCCATCGGATTCTCCGCGTGTACCGCTGCCATCGCCTGTTCATACGTACACGGTGAGTCGACCATCGGGCCGATGTCGGGTTGTGCGGATGCGAGACCCGCCCCGGCCGACAACGACAACGCCAGACCCCCCACCGTGACAGCGAGCGTATTCAGCGAAAATTTCTTCATTGTTCAGTCCCCTCCTCGTAACTGACAACATCAACTGTAGCCATGCAGCCAAGACCTGAAACCGGGCCAGCCGATCGGCTCAGCCACCACCAACTCATCAGCCGCAAACTCTTGCGCCGGGTGT
It encodes the following:
- a CDS encoding hemophore-related protein, producing MKKFSLNTLAVTVGGLALSLSAGAGLASAQPDIGPMVDSPCTYEQAMAAVHAENPMAAQYLDQSPPNQQFLRVFLSSPRDQRVNLLNQIKNNQGAAQALPVFTQMLTSCTKY